A stretch of the Massilia varians genome encodes the following:
- a CDS encoding ribonucleoside-diphosphate reductase subunit alpha, with protein MQTAQDISINPHVTPGASATATPAEIVARGDYRVIRRNGAVVAFEPHKISVAMTKAFLAVAGGQGAASARIRELVEQLTGNVVAALVRRQPNGGTFHIEDVQDQVELSLMRSGEHDVAREYVLYRAKRMEERRAAKEAAGGTQVAAPQIHVVDGGERRPLDINDVHALVNAACSGLEKHVDADAIVAETLKNLYDGVPVEELHKSAILAARALMETDPAYSQVTARILLHTIRKEVFGHEVPQAGAAAEYITYFPQYIAKGIQNELLDEALGTYDLERLAKAIVADRDLQFGYIGLQTLYDRYFLHVRETRIEMPQAFYMRVAMGLALREADREARAIEFYNLLSSFDFMSSTPTLFNSGTRRSQLSSCYLTTVGDDLEGIYDAIKENALLSKFAGGLGNDWTPVRALGSRIKGTNGKSQGVVPFLKVVNDTAVAVNQGGKRKGAVCAYLETWHMDIEEFLDLRKNTGDDRRRTHDMNTANWIPDLFMKRVMEKGHWSLFSPSETPDLHDKVGKAFEEAYVAYEAKAARGEMTVYKKVEALDLWRKMLSMLFETGHPWITFKDPCNIRSPQQHVGVVHSSNLCTEITLNTSADEIAVCNLGSVNLPQHMKGEGLDHAKLQKTIRTAMRMLDNVIDINYYAVDKARNSNLRHRPVGMGIMGHQDCLHMMRVPFASEKAVEFADKSMEAVCYYAYLASTELAEERGRYETYEGSLWDRGILPQDSIKLLAEERGGYLEQDTSESMDWTVVRERIKQFGMRNSNCVAIAPTATISNIIGVSACIEPTFQNLYVKSNLSGEFTEINSYLVRDLKARDLWDEVMIADLKYFDGSLSKIDRVPQDLRDIYATAFEVEPKWLVEQASRRQKWIDQAQSLNIYMAGASGKKLDETYKLAWLRGLKTTYYLRTIAATHMEKSTTRTGALNAVPVSGGLSAGHAAPAAAAPAAAPAAAADVVEGAACYLRPGDAGFDECEACQ; from the coding sequence ATGCAAACAGCACAAGACATTTCGATCAATCCACACGTCACCCCAGGCGCGTCGGCCACCGCCACGCCCGCAGAGATCGTCGCGCGTGGTGACTACCGGGTTATCCGCCGCAACGGCGCCGTGGTCGCTTTCGAACCGCACAAGATCTCGGTCGCGATGACCAAGGCCTTCCTCGCCGTCGCCGGCGGGCAGGGCGCCGCATCGGCCCGCATCCGCGAGCTGGTCGAGCAGCTGACCGGCAACGTGGTGGCCGCCCTGGTGCGCCGCCAGCCGAACGGCGGCACCTTCCACATCGAGGACGTGCAGGACCAGGTCGAACTGTCGCTGATGCGCTCGGGCGAGCATGACGTCGCGCGCGAATACGTGCTGTACCGCGCCAAGCGCATGGAAGAGCGCCGCGCCGCCAAGGAAGCCGCGGGCGGCACCCAGGTCGCCGCGCCGCAGATCCACGTGGTCGACGGCGGCGAGCGCCGCCCGCTGGACATCAACGACGTCCACGCCCTCGTGAACGCCGCCTGCTCGGGCCTGGAGAAGCACGTCGACGCCGACGCGATCGTCGCCGAGACCCTGAAGAACCTGTACGACGGCGTGCCGGTCGAGGAGCTGCACAAGTCGGCCATCCTGGCCGCCCGCGCCCTGATGGAAACCGACCCGGCCTACAGCCAGGTCACCGCGCGCATCCTGCTGCACACCATCCGCAAGGAAGTCTTCGGCCATGAAGTGCCGCAAGCCGGCGCAGCCGCCGAGTACATCACCTACTTCCCGCAGTACATCGCCAAGGGCATCCAGAACGAGCTGCTGGACGAAGCGCTGGGCACCTACGACCTCGAGCGCCTGGCCAAGGCCATCGTCGCCGACCGTGACCTGCAATTCGGCTACATCGGCCTGCAGACCCTGTACGACCGCTACTTCCTGCACGTGCGCGAAACCCGCATCGAGATGCCGCAGGCCTTCTACATGCGCGTCGCGATGGGCCTGGCCCTGCGCGAAGCCGACCGCGAAGCGCGCGCCATCGAGTTCTACAACCTGCTGTCGTCGTTCGACTTCATGAGCTCGACCCCGACCCTGTTCAACTCGGGCACCCGCCGCTCGCAGCTGTCCTCGTGCTACCTGACCACCGTCGGCGACGACCTGGAAGGCATCTACGACGCCATCAAGGAAAATGCGCTGCTGTCGAAGTTCGCCGGCGGCCTGGGCAACGACTGGACGCCGGTCCGCGCACTGGGCTCGCGCATCAAGGGCACCAACGGCAAGTCGCAGGGCGTGGTCCCGTTCCTGAAAGTCGTGAACGACACCGCCGTCGCGGTGAACCAGGGCGGCAAGCGCAAGGGCGCGGTCTGCGCCTACCTGGAAACCTGGCACATGGACATCGAGGAATTCCTCGACCTGCGCAAGAACACCGGCGACGACCGCCGCCGCACCCACGACATGAACACCGCGAACTGGATTCCGGACCTGTTCATGAAGCGCGTGATGGAGAAGGGCCACTGGAGCCTGTTCTCGCCGAGCGAAACGCCTGACCTGCACGACAAGGTCGGCAAGGCCTTCGAAGAAGCCTACGTCGCCTATGAAGCCAAGGCGGCGCGCGGCGAAATGACCGTGTACAAGAAGGTCGAAGCGCTCGACCTGTGGCGCAAGATGCTGTCGATGCTGTTCGAAACCGGCCACCCGTGGATCACCTTCAAGGATCCGTGCAACATCCGTTCGCCGCAGCAGCACGTCGGCGTGGTGCACTCGTCGAACCTGTGCACCGAGATCACGCTGAACACCAGCGCCGACGAGATCGCCGTCTGCAACCTGGGCTCGGTGAACCTGCCGCAGCACATGAAAGGCGAGGGCCTGGACCACGCCAAGCTGCAGAAGACCATCCGCACCGCGATGCGCATGCTCGACAACGTCATCGACATCAACTACTACGCCGTGGACAAGGCGCGCAATTCGAACCTGCGCCACCGCCCGGTGGGCATGGGCATCATGGGCCACCAGGACTGCCTGCACATGATGCGCGTGCCGTTCGCCTCCGAGAAGGCCGTGGAATTCGCCGACAAGTCGATGGAAGCCGTCTGCTACTACGCCTACCTGGCCTCGACCGAGCTGGCCGAGGAGCGCGGCCGCTACGAGACCTACGAAGGTTCGCTGTGGGACCGCGGCATCCTGCCGCAGGACTCGATCAAGCTGCTGGCGGAAGAGCGCGGCGGCTACCTGGAGCAGGACACCAGCGAATCGATGGACTGGACCGTGGTGCGCGAGCGCATCAAGCAGTTCGGCATGCGTAACTCGAACTGCGTGGCGATCGCCCCGACCGCGACCATCTCGAACATCATCGGCGTGTCGGCCTGCATCGAGCCGACCTTCCAGAACCTGTACGTGAAGTCGAACCTGTCGGGCGAATTCACCGAGATCAACTCCTACCTGGTGCGCGACCTGAAGGCGCGCGACCTGTGGGACGAGGTGATGATCGCCGACCTGAAGTACTTCGACGGTTCCCTGAGCAAGATCGACCGCGTGCCGCAAGACCTGCGCGACATCTACGCCACCGCCTTCGAAGTCGAGCCGAAGTGGCTGGTGGAACAGGCATCGCGCCGCCAGAAGTGGATCGACCAGGCCCAGTCGCTGAACATCTACATGGCCGGCGCCTCGGGCAAGAAGCTGGACGAGACGTATAAACTGGCCTGGCTGCGCGGCCTGAAGACCACCTACTACCTGCGCACCATCGCGGCGACGCACATGGAGAAGTCGACCACCCGCACCGGCGCCCTGAACGCGGTGCCGGTCTCGGGCGGCCTGTCGGCCGGCCATGCCGCGCCGGCAGCCGCGGCTCCGGCCGCGGCCCCTGCCGCCGCGGCGGACGTGGTGGAAGGCGCCGCCTGCTACCTGCGTCCGGGCGACGCCGGCTTCGACGAGTGCGAGGCTTGCCAATAA
- a CDS encoding two-component system sensor histidine kinase NtrB, whose protein sequence is MSPTAVLSREARTTLWRSLQTFTVTRIVIALVLLLYLGVRITDGGMRLDAANAPACLFYLAAALVFGALGAWWRRRFALQLGCQIAVDLAVISLLYLEAGGMRSGLAILYLFPLAGAAILAPLTLALFSSAVATLFLLLETTWQVFMQDNERSPMQAGLYGAAFFAGVLVVNRLAARLIKQEELAAQRGADLRVQQAINAIVIADVGDGILVVGNDSAVFTGNPAARRMLGLEGEVAAFRLGEAPGLEPLAQAFSAWLRAPGEDASFVTVKPYQEDAGPLRGRRDQPVHLKLRFARVDTLDAALGRSVVFMQDVSAIENQAQQLKLASMGRLTASIAHEVRNPLSAIGHATALLAEDLHGPAEVRLLKIVGDNVARVNRMVEDILQLSRKVQPNGEPVQLAAFLAELKAEFCETHGLADDIVYLGDPGTSALRFDPLHLHEVLLNLLGNAVRYASREPASIRIFPALDAAGRIELHVQDDGPGITPEVRAHLFEPFYTTSSKGTGLGLYLARELCLNNDAKLDYEYRFDPTATGPRRASGRFVISFPQPA, encoded by the coding sequence ATGTCGCCAACAGCGGTGCTGTCCCGCGAAGCGCGCACGACCCTGTGGCGTTCGCTCCAGACCTTCACCGTCACCCGCATCGTCATCGCGCTGGTGCTGCTGCTCTACCTGGGCGTGCGCATCACCGACGGGGGCATGCGCCTGGACGCGGCCAACGCCCCGGCCTGCCTGTTCTACCTGGCGGCGGCGCTGGTCTTCGGCGCGCTCGGCGCCTGGTGGCGGCGCCGCTTCGCGCTGCAACTGGGCTGCCAGATCGCGGTCGACCTGGCCGTGATCTCGCTGCTCTACCTGGAAGCCGGCGGCATGCGCAGCGGCCTGGCGATCCTGTACCTGTTCCCGCTGGCCGGCGCCGCCATCCTGGCGCCCCTGACGCTGGCGCTGTTCTCGAGCGCGGTCGCCACCCTGTTCCTGCTGCTGGAAACCACCTGGCAGGTCTTCATGCAGGACAACGAGCGCTCGCCGATGCAGGCCGGCCTGTACGGCGCCGCCTTCTTCGCCGGGGTGCTGGTGGTGAACCGCCTGGCGGCGCGCCTGATCAAGCAGGAAGAGCTGGCCGCGCAGCGCGGCGCCGACCTGCGTGTGCAGCAGGCGATCAATGCGATCGTGATCGCCGACGTCGGCGACGGCATCCTGGTGGTGGGCAACGACAGCGCGGTCTTCACCGGCAACCCGGCGGCCCGCCGCATGCTGGGCCTGGAAGGGGAGGTGGCGGCCTTCCGGCTGGGCGAGGCGCCGGGCCTGGAACCGCTGGCGCAAGCCTTCAGCGCCTGGCTGCGCGCACCGGGCGAGGACGCGTCGTTCGTGACCGTCAAGCCCTACCAGGAAGACGCCGGCCCCCTGCGCGGCCGGCGCGACCAGCCGGTGCACCTGAAGCTGCGCTTCGCGCGGGTGGACACGCTCGATGCCGCGCTGGGACGCAGCGTGGTGTTCATGCAGGACGTCAGCGCCATCGAGAACCAGGCGCAGCAGCTCAAGCTGGCCTCGATGGGGCGCCTCACCGCCAGCATCGCGCACGAGGTGCGCAACCCGCTGTCGGCGATCGGTCACGCCACCGCGCTGCTGGCCGAAGACCTGCACGGCCCGGCCGAGGTGCGCCTGCTGAAGATCGTGGGCGACAACGTGGCGCGCGTGAACCGCATGGTCGAGGACATCCTGCAGCTGTCGCGCAAGGTGCAGCCGAACGGCGAGCCGGTGCAGCTGGCCGCTTTTCTCGCCGAGCTGAAGGCCGAATTCTGCGAAACCCATGGGCTCGCGGATGATATAGTCTACCTGGGCGACCCCGGGACGAGCGCGCTGCGTTTCGACCCGTTGCACCTGCACGAAGTGCTGCTCAACCTGCTGGGCAATGCGGTGCGCTACGCCAGCCGCGAGCCGGCCAGCATCCGCATCTTCCCGGCCCTGGACGCCGCCGGCCGGATCGAACTGCACGTGCAGGACGACGGCCCCGGCATCACGCCCGAAGTGCGCGCCCACCTGTTCGAGCCCTTCTATACGACCTCGAGCAAGGGCACCGGCCTGGGCCTGTACCTGGCGCGCGAGCTGTGCCTGAACAACGACGCGAAGCTCGACTACGAATACCGCTTCGATCCCACCGCCACCGGACCGCGCCGGGCCAGCGGGCGTTTCGTGATCAGCTTCCCGCAGCCGGCGTGA
- a CDS encoding ribonucleotide-diphosphate reductase subunit beta → MLSWDDEPSTAPAPRAAQGAGEAAPAAEVAKRVNADDKRIINGQTDVNQLVPFKYKWAWDKYLAGCANHWMPQEVNMQRDIELWKSPNGLTEDERRIVKRNLGFFVTADSLAANNIVLGTYRHITAPECRQYLLRQAFEEAIHTHAYQYIVESLGLDEREIFNAYNEIASIHDKDQFLIPFINVLTDPEFKTGTLENDQKLLKSIIVFACLMEGLFFYVGFTQILALGRQNKMTGAAEQYQYILRDESMHVNFGIDLINTIKMENPQLWTPAFREELKTLFMQAVDLEYRYAEDTMPRGVLGLNAPMFKGYLRFIANRRAVQIGLDPLFPNEENPFPWMSEMIDLKKERNFFETRVTEYQTGGALSWD, encoded by the coding sequence ATGCTCTCCTGGGACGACGAACCAAGCACCGCACCAGCCCCGCGCGCAGCGCAAGGCGCCGGCGAGGCGGCACCCGCCGCCGAAGTCGCCAAGCGCGTCAACGCCGACGACAAGCGCATCATCAACGGCCAGACCGACGTCAACCAGCTGGTGCCGTTCAAGTACAAGTGGGCATGGGACAAGTACCTGGCCGGCTGCGCGAACCACTGGATGCCGCAGGAAGTGAACATGCAGCGCGACATCGAGCTGTGGAAGAGCCCGAACGGCCTGACCGAAGACGAGCGCCGCATCGTCAAGCGCAACCTCGGCTTCTTCGTCACCGCCGACTCGCTGGCCGCCAACAACATCGTGCTGGGCACCTACCGCCACATCACCGCGCCGGAATGCCGCCAGTACCTGCTGCGCCAGGCCTTCGAGGAAGCGATCCACACCCACGCCTACCAGTACATCGTCGAGTCGCTGGGCCTGGACGAGCGCGAGATCTTCAACGCCTACAACGAGATCGCGTCGATCCACGACAAGGACCAGTTCCTGATCCCGTTCATCAACGTCCTGACCGACCCGGAATTCAAGACCGGCACCCTGGAAAACGACCAGAAGCTGCTGAAGTCGATCATCGTGTTCGCCTGCCTGATGGAAGGCCTGTTCTTCTACGTCGGCTTCACCCAGATCCTGGCGCTCGGCCGCCAGAACAAGATGACCGGCGCCGCCGAGCAGTACCAGTACATCCTGCGCGACGAGTCGATGCACGTGAACTTCGGCATCGACCTGATCAACACGATCAAGATGGAAAACCCGCAGCTGTGGACCCCGGCCTTCCGCGAAGAACTGAAGACCCTGTTCATGCAGGCGGTCGACCTCGAATACCGCTACGCCGAAGACACCATGCCGCGCGGCGTGCTGGGCCTGAACGCCCCGATGTTCAAGGGCTACCTGCGCTTCATCGCCAACCGCCGCGCCGTGCAGATCGGCCTGGATCCGCTGTTCCCGAACGAAGAAAACCCGTTCCCGTGGATGAGCGAGATGATCGACCTGAAGAAGGAGCGTAACTTCTTCGAGACGCGCGTGACCGAGTACCAGACCGGTGGGGCGCTGAGCTGGGACTAA
- a CDS encoding sigma-54-dependent transcriptional regulator: MTAPRILVVDDEADLRELLEITLLKMGLDVDSAATLRQARGLVEEHDYALILTDMRLPDGLGLELVREVTASHKGTPIAVITAYGSAENAVVALKAGAFDYISKPVALDALRVMVRSALKLSETPAPQPDGGVPGSRMIGTSSAMAALRAQIGRLARSNAPIAITGESGSGKELAAREIHAQSSRAGKPFVAVNCGAIPETLMEAEFFGYRKGAFTGAAEERDGFFQAANGGTLMLDEVADLPLPMQVKLLRAIQERRVRKIGATVEEPVDVRIISATHQDLAKCVEQGRFRQDLFYRLNVIELSLPPLRERIDDLAPLVDAILARLAGPGQAALGPGVLDALRAYSFPGNIRELENVLERALAFANDGVIDVGDLSLKAARPGDTARREPAASAPAPVPLPEPVPTPVSPAAEAAPACAMLGPNGLPANLPEYLSQVEREIIGRALQQTQFNRTQAASLLGISLRQLRYQMQKLEICAPDDHA, encoded by the coding sequence ATGACCGCACCCCGCATCCTGGTGGTCGACGACGAAGCCGACCTGCGCGAACTGCTCGAGATCACCCTGCTCAAGATGGGGCTGGACGTCGACAGCGCCGCCACGCTGCGCCAGGCGCGCGGCCTGGTCGAGGAGCACGACTATGCGCTGATCCTGACCGACATGCGCCTGCCGGACGGCCTCGGGCTGGAACTGGTGCGCGAGGTGACGGCCTCGCACAAGGGCACGCCGATCGCCGTCATCACCGCCTACGGCAGCGCCGAGAACGCGGTAGTGGCGCTCAAGGCCGGCGCCTTCGACTACATCTCCAAGCCGGTGGCCCTGGATGCGCTGCGTGTGATGGTGCGCTCGGCGCTGAAGCTTTCCGAAACACCGGCGCCGCAGCCGGACGGCGGGGTGCCCGGCTCGCGCATGATCGGCACCTCAAGCGCGATGGCGGCGCTGCGCGCCCAGATCGGACGCCTGGCGCGCTCGAACGCGCCGATCGCGATCACCGGCGAATCCGGCAGCGGCAAGGAACTGGCGGCGCGCGAGATCCACGCCCAGAGTTCGCGCGCCGGCAAGCCTTTTGTTGCGGTGAACTGCGGCGCCATTCCCGAAACCCTGATGGAGGCCGAGTTCTTCGGCTACCGCAAGGGCGCCTTCACCGGGGCGGCGGAAGAGCGCGACGGCTTCTTCCAGGCCGCCAACGGCGGCACTCTGATGCTGGACGAAGTGGCCGACCTGCCGCTGCCGATGCAGGTCAAGCTGCTGCGCGCCATCCAGGAGCGGCGCGTGCGCAAGATCGGCGCCACCGTCGAAGAACCGGTGGACGTGCGCATCATCAGCGCCACCCACCAGGACCTGGCCAAGTGCGTGGAGCAGGGCAGGTTCAGGCAGGATCTGTTCTACCGCCTGAACGTGATCGAACTGTCGCTGCCGCCGCTGCGCGAACGCATCGACGACCTGGCGCCGCTGGTGGACGCGATCCTGGCGCGCCTGGCCGGGCCGGGCCAGGCCGCGCTCGGCCCGGGCGTGCTCGACGCGCTGCGCGCCTACTCCTTTCCCGGAAATATCCGCGAGCTGGAGAACGTGCTGGAGCGGGCGCTGGCCTTTGCCAACGACGGCGTGATCGACGTGGGCGACCTGTCGCTCAAGGCGGCGCGGCCGGGCGATACGGCGCGGCGCGAACCGGCCGCGAGCGCGCCGGCGCCCGTGCCGCTGCCTGAACCGGTGCCGACACCGGTGTCTCCCGCGGCGGAGGCGGCGCCCGCTTGCGCCATGCTGGGCCCGAATGGCTTGCCCGCCAACCTGCCCGAGTACCTGAGCCAGGTCGAGCGCGAGATCATCGGACGCGCCCTGCAGCAGACCCAGTTCAACCGCACCCAGGCGGCAAGCCTGCTCGGCATCAGCCTGCGCCAGCTGCGCTACCAGATGCAGAAGCTGGAGATCTGCGCGCCGGACGACCATGCATGA
- a CDS encoding DUF4256 domain-containing protein — protein sequence MTPEQADELLRTLKTRFDKNMGRHAECDWLKVEARLQDHPAALDSLAQMEATGGEPDVVGMDDARGSVVFCDCSPETPAGRRSLCYDRAAWEARKENKPRGSAEEMAAGMGITLLTEAQYRHLQTLGEFDRKTSSWVATPLEVRKLGGALFCGRRYGRVFVYHNGAESYYAARGFRGVLTL from the coding sequence ATGACCCCGGAACAAGCCGACGAACTGCTGCGGACACTGAAGACCCGTTTCGACAAGAACATGGGGCGCCATGCGGAATGTGACTGGCTCAAGGTCGAGGCAAGACTCCAGGACCATCCCGCCGCGCTCGATTCGCTGGCGCAGATGGAAGCCACCGGCGGCGAGCCGGACGTCGTCGGCATGGACGACGCGCGTGGCAGCGTCGTCTTCTGCGACTGTTCCCCGGAAACCCCCGCCGGCCGCCGCAGCCTATGCTACGACCGCGCCGCTTGGGAAGCGCGCAAGGAAAACAAGCCGCGCGGCAGCGCTGAAGAAATGGCCGCCGGCATGGGCATCACGCTGCTGACCGAAGCACAGTACCGCCACCTGCAAACGCTGGGCGAATTCGACCGCAAGACCTCGAGCTGGGTCGCGACGCCGCTGGAGGTGCGCAAGCTGGGCGGCGCGCTGTTCTGCGGCCGCCGCTACGGCCGGGTGTTCGTTTACCACAACGGCGCCGAGTCCTATTACGCGGCGCGCGGCTTTCGTGGCGTACTGACCTTATAA
- a CDS encoding hybrid sensor histidine kinase/response regulator, giving the protein MPNPMPMPPVDADSLVHAELARYRFITGLDDAIRLLTDPEQIAQTGARLLGEHLGADRCAYAYVSEDQGSFTLTGNYTRGVASIVGRYQLAAFGAEFVRLNRLGQPYVVEDSETDARVGDVLQAYRDTGLRAVISVPVIKGEQWVAGMALHQSTPRRWQEHEVRLLEAVANRCWESIERSRIALELRAAEERVRGSHDYLRLLLDCTEESFYSVDREGVTIMCNAAFLKILGFRSEDEVIGRKLHGVIHRAHPDGSHYCVEDCPIYRAARDGVPALVEDEMFFRVDGTGFPVEYRARPVWRDGQLHGAVCTFVDLTERRRTEEALRKSEAHLQSLFGQTAAGICETDLQGRIVKINERFGDIVGRTREALLGTPMQEITHPDDLALNLPLFKRTIAAGEPFEIEKRYLRPDGSSVWVNNTVSLIRAAGGNGSDSILAVCIDITKRKHAEEALREADRRKDEFLAMLAHELRNPMAPIRAAADLLESRDLAPEQRRRTSQIISRQVKHMTGLVDDLLDVSRVTRGLVELQQARLDVKQVIADAIEQTRPLMEAKRHRLVVELAFDAAQVLGDHKRLVQVLSNLLGNAAKYTPPEGRVEVTMGATGERVVLVVADNGVGIAPDLLERIFDLFAQADRSPDRSQGGLGIGLALVKSLVELHGGSVAAHSEGLGQGSRFVVTLPRAAEQDGTEVSLGEDAPFAPSAARRVLVVDDNVDAAQMLGMCLEAAGHAVMIEYGPQQALARARTGQPEVCILDIGLPGMDGNELARRLRAAPETSNATLIALTGYGQEQDRQSAIAAGFDHHLVKPVAAPDLLALVAKARPLA; this is encoded by the coding sequence ATGCCGAACCCAATGCCGATGCCCCCGGTCGATGCGGACTCCCTGGTGCATGCCGAACTCGCCCGCTATCGCTTCATTACCGGGCTCGACGACGCCATCCGCCTGCTCACCGATCCCGAACAGATCGCCCAGACCGGCGCGCGCCTGCTGGGCGAGCATCTTGGCGCGGACCGCTGCGCCTATGCCTACGTGAGCGAAGACCAGGGCAGCTTCACCCTCACCGGCAACTACACCAGGGGCGTTGCCAGCATCGTCGGGCGCTACCAGCTGGCTGCCTTCGGCGCCGAGTTCGTCCGCCTGAACCGCCTCGGCCAGCCTTATGTCGTGGAAGACAGCGAGACCGACGCGCGGGTCGGCGACGTGCTGCAAGCCTACCGCGACACCGGCCTGCGCGCCGTGATCTCCGTCCCTGTCATCAAGGGCGAGCAGTGGGTCGCCGGCATGGCGCTGCACCAGTCGACGCCGCGCCGCTGGCAGGAGCACGAGGTGCGCCTGCTGGAAGCGGTGGCGAACCGCTGCTGGGAATCGATCGAGCGCAGCCGCATCGCGCTCGAGCTGCGCGCGGCCGAGGAGCGGGTGCGTGGCAGCCACGACTACCTGCGCCTGCTGCTCGACTGCACCGAGGAAAGCTTTTATTCGGTGGACCGCGAGGGCGTCACCATCATGTGCAACGCCGCCTTCCTGAAGATACTGGGCTTCCGCAGCGAAGACGAGGTGATCGGCAGGAAGCTGCACGGCGTGATCCACCGCGCGCACCCGGACGGCTCGCACTACTGCGTGGAGGATTGCCCGATCTACCGCGCCGCGCGCGACGGCGTGCCGGCGCTGGTGGAGGACGAGATGTTCTTCCGCGTCGACGGCACCGGTTTTCCTGTCGAGTACCGCGCGCGCCCGGTCTGGCGCGACGGCCAGCTGCACGGCGCGGTCTGCACCTTCGTCGACCTGACCGAGCGCCGCCGCACCGAAGAGGCCTTGCGCAAGAGCGAAGCCCACCTGCAGTCGCTGTTCGGGCAGACCGCCGCCGGCATCTGCGAAACCGACCTGCAAGGCCGGATCGTGAAGATCAACGAGCGTTTTGGCGACATCGTGGGGCGCACCCGCGAAGCGCTGCTCGGGACACCGATGCAGGAGATCACGCATCCGGACGACCTGGCGCTGAACCTGCCGCTGTTCAAGCGCACCATCGCGGCCGGCGAGCCGTTCGAGATCGAAAAGCGCTACCTGCGTCCGGACGGCAGCAGCGTGTGGGTCAACAACACGGTGAGCCTGATCCGCGCTGCGGGAGGAAATGGCTCGGACAGCATCCTTGCGGTCTGCATCGACATCACCAAGCGCAAGCACGCCGAGGAAGCCTTGCGCGAGGCCGACCGCCGCAAGGACGAATTCCTGGCCATGCTGGCGCACGAACTGAGGAACCCGATGGCGCCGATCCGCGCCGCCGCCGACCTGCTGGAGTCGCGCGACCTGGCCCCCGAGCAGCGCCGCCGCACCAGCCAGATCATCTCGCGCCAGGTCAAGCACATGACCGGCCTGGTGGACGACCTGCTGGACGTCTCGCGCGTCACCCGTGGCCTGGTAGAGCTGCAACAGGCGCGGCTCGACGTCAAGCAGGTCATCGCCGATGCGATCGAACAGACCCGCCCCCTGATGGAAGCGAAGCGCCACCGCCTGGTGGTGGAACTGGCGTTCGACGCCGCCCAGGTGCTGGGCGACCACAAGCGCCTGGTGCAGGTGCTGAGCAACCTGCTGGGCAACGCGGCCAAGTACACCCCGCCGGAAGGACGCGTCGAAGTGACGATGGGAGCGACCGGTGAGCGGGTGGTCCTGGTGGTGGCCGACAACGGCGTCGGGATCGCGCCTGACCTGCTGGAACGCATATTCGACCTGTTCGCCCAGGCCGACCGCAGCCCCGACCGCTCGCAGGGCGGGCTCGGCATCGGCTTGGCGCTGGTGAAAAGCCTGGTGGAGCTGCACGGCGGCAGCGTCGCCGCCCACAGCGAAGGCCTGGGCCAGGGCAGCCGTTTCGTCGTGACCCTGCCGCGCGCCGCCGAGCAGGATGGGACCGAGGTGTCGCTGGGCGAGGACGCGCCGTTTGCCCCGTCCGCCGCCCGGCGCGTGCTGGTGGTCGACGACAACGTCGATGCGGCCCAGATGCTGGGCATGTGCCTGGAAGCGGCCGGGCATGCCGTCATGATCGAATACGGCCCGCAGCAGGCGCTCGCGCGGGCCAGGACCGGACAGCCCGAGGTGTGCATCCTCGATATCGGACTGCCGGGGATGGATGGGAACGAGCTGGCGCGCCGCTTGCGGGCCGCGCCGGAGACGTCCAACGCCACCCTGATCGCCTTGACGGGCTATGGACAGGAGCAGGACCGGCAGAGCGCCATCGCGGCGGGGTTCGACCATCACCTGGTCAAGCCGGTGGCGGCGCCGGACTTGCTGGCGCTGGTGGCAAAGGCGCGGCCCCTGGCCTGA
- a CDS encoding Hcp family type VI secretion system effector → MASDAYLQIDGIKGESADAGHQGWIELTSVSFGVMQATVGSKSTAGGHTAGHCEHRTLSLSKIADLASPILMQHCSMGKTIPKARLEFMRADGDGKRVKYYQVDLENVLVSHMDQVMNGGGLLQDEIGLCFSKVKWSYTQQKIGGGIGGQTAGGWDLAAKKCCA, encoded by the coding sequence ATGGCATCCGACGCATACCTGCAAATCGACGGCATCAAGGGCGAATCGGCCGACGCCGGCCACCAGGGCTGGATCGAGCTCACCTCGGTCAGCTTCGGCGTGATGCAGGCTACGGTCGGCAGCAAGTCCACCGCCGGTGGTCACACTGCCGGACATTGCGAGCATCGGACACTATCCTTGTCCAAGATCGCCGACCTCGCCTCGCCAATCCTGATGCAGCACTGCTCGATGGGCAAGACGATCCCGAAGGCCCGGCTGGAATTCATGCGCGCCGACGGCGACGGCAAGCGGGTCAAGTACTACCAGGTCGACCTGGAGAACGTGCTGGTCTCCCACATGGACCAGGTCATGAACGGCGGTGGCTTGCTCCAGGACGAGATCGGGCTGTGTTTCTCGAAGGTGAAGTGGTCGTACACGCAGCAGAAGATCGGTGGCGGCATTGGTGGTCAAACCGCCGGTGGCTGGGACCTTGCGGCCAAGAAGTGCTGCGCCTGA